From the Cucurbita pepo subsp. pepo cultivar mu-cu-16 chromosome LG05, ASM280686v2, whole genome shotgun sequence genome, one window contains:
- the LOC111796119 gene encoding stress-induced protein KIN2-like, with product MADSSQSLSYQAGEAKGQAQEKASNLMDKASDTLQSTKESIQEAGQQIAAKAHGAADALKDATTFNK from the exons ATGGCAGACAGCTCTCAAAGTTTGAGCTACCAAGCTGGAGAAGCCAAAGGCCAAGCCCAG GAGAAGGCGAGTAATTTGATGGACAAGGCAAGTGATACACTCCAATCAACCAAGGAGTCGATACAAGAGGCCGGACAACAGATAGCGGCCAAGGCTCACGGTGCTGCTGATGCTCTTAAAGACGCCACTACCTTTAACAAATGA